In Rhizophagus irregularis chromosome 7, complete sequence, a single genomic region encodes these proteins:
- a CDS encoding uncharacterized protein (SECRETED:cutsite_IES-II; SECRETED:prob_0.6169); SECRETED:SignalP(1-22), whose translation MKKSSVLFSFILPILFYISIESIIQVNSLTHINAKCWDYSNPFKPWEKDSSVCYSQGKKKEREHSLDDISNNIFQFDYNCNFQDFQDRISCNKVKDGEMIKNLINFNTPIKVNVTFVTISLQDDENKIVKQYPQVLVKQFLLKPEPQSYFNCENIVSLDFQYNILSELIQSFTGLDNQLITPDPNLLLVKSSNQVKVTSLTSSFNILYIFIIALIFFSYTF comes from the coding sequence atgaaaaaatcatcggttttattttcatttattcttccaatattgttttatattagCATTGAATCTATAATTCAAGTAAATTCTTTAACTCATATAAATGCAAAATGTTGGGATTATTCAAATCCATTTAAACCATGGGAGAAAGATTCGTCAGTATGCTATTcacaaggaaaaaaaaaggaaagggaaCATTCATTGGatgatatatcaaataatatatttcagtttgattataattgtaattttcaaGATTTTCAAGATCGAATCTCatgtaataaagtaaaagatggagaaatgataaaaaatttaataaattttaatacaccAATAAAAGTTAATGTTACATTTGTCACAATATCTTTAcaagatgatgaaaataaaatagtaaaacaaTATCCGCAAGTATTagtaaaacaatttttattaaaacccGAACCtcaatcatattttaattgtgAAAACATTGTTAGTTtagattttcaatataatattttaagcGAACTTATTCAATCTTTCACAGGTTTGGATAATCAACTTATCACTCCTGATCCAAACTTATTACTAGTAAAAAGTTCAAATCAAGTAAAAGTTACATCATTAACTTCtagttttaacattttatatatattcattattgcattaatattttttagttatacTTTTTAG
- a CDS encoding uncharacterized protein (SECRETED:cutsite_AIS-MP; SECRETED:prob_0.4019); SECRETED:SignalP(1-21), whose translation MRHSIVTILIISVLVLLAAISMPYPQQDGPTPSPSPGPPPVPPVPQNAKEAIETVKQLANPQNPAGGPPTDTVNTGEPESTGGPDAPKGGAPPEGPGEGPEGKGGKGPKGGKGPKGGKGPKGGDGPTDDGGNGPKGGDGPTDDGGNGPKGGDGPTDDGGNGPKGGDGPTDDGGNGPKGGDGPTDDGGNGPKGGKGPTDDGGNGPKGGDGPTDDGGNGPKGGDGPTDDGGNGPKGGKGPTDDGGNGPKGGDGPTDDGGNGPKGGDGPTDDGGNGPKGPDGKAPPDDGKAPGPEGKGPGDDGGKAPGNDGGTPPDSGTPPDGSPTSPTDTPPAETN comes from the exons atgaggcATTCTATAGtaactattttaattattagcgTCTTGGTATTATTGGCAGCCATTAGCATGCCATACCCACAACAAGATGGTCCAACGCCATCACCATCTCCAGGACCACCACCAGTACCGCCAGTACCACAGAATGCAAAAGAAGCTATAGAAACTGTGAAAC AATTAGCTAATCCACAAAATCCAGCTGGCGGTCCACCGACTGATACTGTAAACACGGGAGAACCTGAATCCACTGGAGGTCCTGATGCTCCTAAAGGTGGTGCTCCTCCTGAAGGTCCTGGTGAAGGCCCTGAAGGTAAAGGCGGTAAAGGTCCTAAAGGCGGCAAAGGTCCTAAAGGCGGCAAAGGTCCTAAAGGCGGTGATGGTCCTACTGATGATGGCGGTAATGGTCCTAAAGGCGGTGATGGTCCTACTGATGACGGCGGTAATGGTCCTAAAGGCGGTGATGGTCCTACTGATGATGGCGGTAATGGTCCTAAAGGCGGTGATGGTCCTACTGATGATGGCGGTAATGGTCCTAAAGGCGGTGATGGTCCTACTGATGATGGCGGTAATGGTCCTAAAGGCGGTAAAGGTCCTACTGATGATGGCGGTAATGGTCCTAAAGGCGGTGATGGTCCTACTGATGATGGCGGTAATGGTCCTAAAGGCGGTGATGGTCCTACTGATGATGGCGGTAATGGTCCTAAAGGCGGTAAAGGTCCTACTGATGATGGCGGTAATGGTCCTAAAGGCGGTGATGGTCCTACTGATGATGGCGGTAATGGTCCTAAAGGCGGTGATGGTCCTACTGATGATGGCGGTAATGGTCCTAAAGGTCCTGATGGAAAAGCTCCTCCTGACGATGGTAAAGCTCCTGGTCCTGAAGGTAAAGGTCCTGGTGATGATGGCGGTAAAGCTCCTGGAAATGATGGTGGTACACCTCCTGATAGCGGAACACCTCCTGATGGTTCTCCTACTTCTCCAACTGACACCCCTCCAGCTGAAACTAACTAG